A genomic segment from Candidatus Binatia bacterium encodes:
- a CDS encoding glycosyltransferase family 2 protein, whose protein sequence is MGTPRSDFLASVVVPVFNERGTVGEVVRRLQELPLRTEIIVVDDGSTDGTSEVLQSLSGIRVLTHAVNRGKGAAIRTALEHCTGDVVVIQDADLELDIEELPKVVAPVARGEATIVFGSRFTYGMPKEMPWPNKAINIILRQLVRVLYGAHLTDVATCYKAVPTEVLRALQLRCERFEFCPEVTAKVIRYGFQIVEVPLVGYRPRSVRDGKKIRWKDGVGAIQTLLYWRLRSLPPLPPHILSSALPQRTIQPSGARSPQAAKRVGGM, encoded by the coding sequence ATGGGCACGCCTCGCAGTGATTTTTTGGCGTCGGTGGTGGTGCCGGTGTTCAATGAGAGGGGCACTGTTGGCGAAGTCGTGCGCCGGCTGCAGGAGTTGCCACTGCGTACCGAGATTATTGTCGTGGACGATGGCTCCACGGATGGGACCTCGGAGGTGCTCCAATCGCTCTCTGGCATCCGAGTGCTCACTCACGCTGTCAACCGAGGAAAAGGCGCTGCAATCCGCACTGCTTTGGAGCATTGCACCGGCGATGTGGTAGTCATTCAGGACGCCGATTTGGAGCTGGATATCGAAGAACTGCCGAAGGTTGTCGCACCGGTGGCAAGGGGCGAGGCAACGATCGTTTTTGGGAGCCGCTTTACTTACGGTATGCCTAAAGAAATGCCATGGCCAAACAAGGCAATTAATATCATTTTGCGGCAGCTTGTGCGGGTTCTCTACGGAGCACATCTGACCGATGTGGCAACCTGCTACAAAGCGGTGCCTACGGAGGTGCTACGTGCCCTGCAGTTGCGCTGTGAGCGGTTCGAGTTTTGTCCGGAGGTAACCGCAAAGGTGATCCGTTACGGTTTTCAGATCGTAGAGGTCCCGCTCGTCGGTTACCGTCCGCGGAGCGTGCGCGACGGTAAAAAAATTCGCTGGAAGGACGGCGTGGGTGCTATCCAGACCCTGCTCTATTGGCGCTTGAGAAGTCTGCCGCCGCTGCCTCCGCATATTCTGAGCAGCGCACTCCCGCAGCGCACGATCCAGCCGTCGGGGGCACGTTCGCCGCAGGCAGCGAAACGAGTTGGCGGCATGTAA
- a CDS encoding glycosyltransferase, giving the protein MKLTVIVPVYNERSTIAELLRRVCAAPFDKEVLVFDDASTDGTVVELRSIGLVPGGPPLRVQGPQGQCNEISLFVRTVNKGKGAAVRDGIARATGEVVLIQDADLEYDPAEYPTLLQPILDGRADVVYGSRFTGSPRRVLLFWHAVGNHFLTFLSNMFTNLNLTDMETCYKAFRTEVVRGLRLRSNRFGIEPEITAKVARSGARIFEVSISYSGRGYLEGKKIGWKDGVVALWTILKYGLVADRRRVRAELLTLQRLRGLRRYQAWLYGHFVQFVGRTVLEVGAGIGNMTRHLRHAREIVATDVDPICLKLLRQQFANDPRVHVERLDLTRDLPSEWRGRFDTVLCCNVLEHLEDDVDALRKLASALQPQGRVILVVPGTPALFGELDRTLGHHRRYSEQELLSKLTEVGLVAEKIAWLNRIGALAWWVNSRLLRRRSFPHVQAKINGWIAPWLEGREGGAHRWGLSLLVIARRQPSAELAAQEKNVEDDGERGH; this is encoded by the coding sequence ATGAAGCTGACCGTCATCGTACCCGTGTACAACGAGCGCAGCACCATTGCCGAGCTGCTCCGCCGCGTGTGTGCGGCGCCCTTTGATAAAGAGGTTCTGGTATTCGACGACGCGTCGACCGACGGTACAGTCGTGGAACTCCGATCGATCGGCCTTGTGCCTGGGGGCCCTCCGCTCCGTGTTCAAGGTCCGCAAGGGCAGTGCAACGAGATTTCCTTGTTCGTACGCACGGTGAATAAGGGGAAGGGTGCGGCCGTGCGCGATGGCATTGCGCGAGCCACTGGCGAAGTTGTGCTCATCCAGGATGCCGACTTGGAGTATGACCCGGCTGAGTACCCCACGTTGCTGCAGCCCATCCTCGATGGGCGTGCGGATGTGGTTTATGGCTCCCGCTTTACCGGATCGCCGCGGCGCGTGTTGTTGTTTTGGCATGCGGTGGGGAACCATTTCCTCACCTTCCTGTCGAACATGTTCACGAATCTCAACCTGACGGACATGGAGACATGTTATAAAGCCTTTCGCACCGAAGTGGTGCGGGGCTTGCGTTTGCGTTCTAACCGTTTTGGCATCGAGCCGGAGATCACCGCCAAGGTCGCACGAAGCGGCGCGCGAATATTCGAGGTGTCCATTTCGTACTCTGGCCGCGGCTACCTGGAAGGTAAGAAAATTGGCTGGAAGGATGGCGTGGTCGCGTTGTGGACAATCCTAAAGTACGGGCTCGTTGCAGACCGCCGTCGGGTTCGTGCAGAGCTGTTGACTTTGCAGCGGTTGCGCGGGCTGCGGCGTTACCAAGCCTGGCTCTACGGGCACTTCGTTCAGTTCGTCGGTCGCACGGTGTTGGAAGTCGGTGCGGGTATTGGAAACATGACGCGCCACCTTCGCCACGCTCGTGAAATCGTGGCCACCGATGTGGACCCCATTTGCCTCAAGTTGCTCCGACAGCAGTTCGCAAACGACCCTCGCGTGCACGTGGAGCGGCTCGACCTTACCCGCGACTTGCCCTCTGAGTGGCGCGGACGATTCGACACCGTCCTCTGTTGCAACGTGCTGGAGCACCTGGAGGACGACGTAGATGCCTTGCGGAAGTTAGCCAGCGCGCTGCAGCCGCAGGGGCGTGTGATTCTCGTTGTGCCTGGGACGCCGGCGCTCTTCGGAGAGCTCGACCGCACCCTAGGTCACCACCGGAGATACAGTGAACAGGAACTGCTCTCGAAGCTCACGGAGGTGGGGTTGGTTGCGGAAAAAATTGCCTGGCTCAACCGAATCGGGGCACTCGCTTGGTGGGTGAACAGCCGGCTACTTCGGCGCCGGAGCTTTCCTCACGTTCAGGCAAAGATCAACGGATGGATCGCGCCATGGCTCGAGGGTCGTGAGGGTGGAGCTCATCGCTGGGGATTGTCGCTCCTGGTCATTGCTCGGAGGCAGCCTTCCGCAGAGTTAGCCGCTCAAGAAAAAAATGTAGAAGACGATGGCGAGCGTGGTCACTAA
- the mdh gene encoding malate dehydrogenase, which yields MARKKIALIGSGMIGGTLAHLCALKRLGDIVLFDVVEGLPQGKALDLLEAGPIEGFDCQIIGTNKYDDIEGADVCIVTAGLPRKPGMSRDDLLQVNTKIMVEVASNIRDRAPNSFVIVITNPLDAMVTCMHRITGFPKQRVVGQAGVLDSARYRAFVAMELGVSVDSVQAIVLGGHGDDMVPVRSYCHVAGIPVERLISPERLDAIEARVRQAGGEIVNLMKISAYYSPAHAAIQMAEAYLFDRKQILPCAALLEGEYGVNGFFVGVPVLIGGKGVERVIEINLSPAEKKAFEASVSHVRELVQAMEKFLPAA from the coding sequence ATGGCACGCAAGAAGATTGCACTCATCGGGTCCGGCATGATCGGGGGCACACTCGCTCACCTTTGTGCCCTCAAGCGTTTGGGGGATATTGTGCTTTTCGATGTTGTCGAGGGACTTCCCCAAGGGAAGGCGCTCGATTTGCTGGAAGCCGGCCCCATCGAAGGCTTCGACTGCCAAATCATCGGCACCAACAAGTACGATGACATCGAAGGTGCGGATGTCTGCATCGTCACCGCCGGGCTGCCGCGCAAGCCGGGCATGAGTCGGGACGACCTGCTGCAGGTCAACACCAAGATCATGGTCGAGGTGGCTAGCAACATCCGCGACCGCGCCCCGAACTCGTTTGTGATTGTGATCACCAACCCGCTGGATGCCATGGTCACATGCATGCACCGAATTACCGGCTTCCCCAAGCAGCGAGTCGTCGGGCAAGCTGGCGTGCTCGACTCGGCTCGTTACCGAGCCTTCGTGGCAATGGAACTTGGAGTGTCCGTCGATAGCGTGCAAGCCATCGTGCTCGGCGGCCATGGCGACGACATGGTGCCGGTGCGCAGCTATTGCCACGTCGCCGGCATTCCCGTGGAACGGCTTATCTCGCCGGAGCGTTTGGATGCCATCGAAGCACGCGTTCGCCAAGCGGGCGGGGAAATCGTCAACTTGATGAAGATCTCTGCGTACTACTCTCCTGCCCACGCCGCGATTCAAATGGCCGAGGCCTACTTATTCGACCGCAAGCAGATCTTACCCTGTGCTGCATTGCTGGAAGGTGAGTACGGCGTGAACGGCTTCTTTGTCGGTGTTCCCGTGCTCATCGGCGGCAAGGGAGTCGAACGGGTTATTGAGATTAACCTCTCGCCGGCTGAGAAGAAAGCATTCGAGGCATCGGTCAGTCACGTGCGCGAGCTTGTGCAAGCGATGGAAAAGTTTCTACCGGCAGCCTGA